One window of the Pedobacter ginsengisoli genome contains the following:
- a CDS encoding glycosyl hydrolase, with the protein MHKVKYLLGILLSFTYSITATAQLAKVPFVPSQEEVNRAFGNQDVLSFLKPSKVYHPETWFHYIGGNVSKEGITKDLEAIAKSGISGIQLFHGQFGGPWPGVSPQITSLSPNWDDAVKHTAQECRRLGLRFSMNNCPGWATSGGPWITPSNAMRNLIWNRTDVVGGKAINQVLPVPQPSNEAWRDYQDITVLAFPTPTGDTGKPLIPKSVNSNTNFKWEPYFAGEAKESVHLPPAKPAKPYWIEVEFPDAVALRSVEFSSVQGFNHGQSYEPGVTITIQGILSDGKTKDILHTEMPQSNWQDELPITLACSELAGVKKYRITISNKYGMTISSLRLFSAARKNNWESEAAWTLRSLERAGQNPKQSPEAFVKADQILDISDKMTADGKLNWQAPKGNWTILRLGHVNSGKENGPAPAEGTGWEANKFSKSAADVHFAGYIGRLSNGPLAGGLLNGMLIDSWECHTQSWTQDMEPEFKRISNYQLRKWLPALFGYVIKDHETTARFLTDWRKTLNDLLTNNYYGRMASLAKENGLSVTYETGPGDVVPADIMEYFKFADVPMCEFWQPMSDGFVGSINFKPIKPTASAARMYGKPRVAAESFTNISLSWDEHLDMLKEVANINSVQGVSHYVFHTYTHNPQTPFLPPGSSFGAGIGTPFLRGQTWWQYMPDFTDYLSRCTYMLERGKPVSDVLWYLGDETNHKPNQNATFPDGYKYDYCNSDVLLNRLKVENGMIVTPEGIRYRVLWLPDVPRMLPQTLLKIRSLVRNGATIIGNAPVGLATLTDGKAAQQSFNVAVKDIWGGEGKGLKKVGKGYVISDMTIDQALEALKITPDVTGGDALWSHRSIEGADWYFVTAPKGQGFSGELSFRAKGQVEIWDPVSGTVRPAESLFNADRTSVKLDLEKGGSCFVVFRKEKNIANFKATETVSALPISGPWKLTFPEGWGVPEALEITELKPWKDLDISAEGKAFSGTATYTTTFTINKTAPDLEYILDLGKVDMAAVVIVNGKEVGKLWAPPYRISLKDFVKQGQNTLNVQVTSTWFNRLVFDAGQPENKRKTWTISGPGKDSALRVSGLLGPVKLETQKEM; encoded by the coding sequence ATGCACAAAGTGAAATATCTTCTTGGAATTCTTCTGTCATTCACCTATTCAATTACTGCGACTGCTCAATTAGCTAAAGTGCCTTTTGTGCCCTCGCAAGAGGAAGTTAACCGTGCTTTCGGCAATCAAGATGTGCTCTCTTTTCTAAAACCATCAAAAGTTTATCATCCCGAAACCTGGTTTCACTATATTGGTGGTAATGTATCAAAAGAAGGAATTACGAAAGATCTTGAAGCAATTGCAAAATCCGGAATTTCAGGAATCCAGTTGTTTCACGGTCAGTTTGGTGGGCCCTGGCCAGGGGTAAGCCCTCAAATCACGAGCCTTAGCCCCAATTGGGACGATGCAGTAAAGCATACCGCTCAGGAATGCCGTCGTTTAGGCCTCAGGTTTTCTATGAATAATTGTCCGGGATGGGCTACTTCCGGAGGACCATGGATTACACCGTCCAATGCCATGCGTAACCTGATCTGGAACAGAACTGATGTAGTTGGGGGTAAGGCCATTAATCAAGTTTTACCAGTACCACAACCCAGTAACGAGGCCTGGCGTGACTACCAAGATATTACCGTGCTCGCCTTTCCAACCCCTACCGGAGATACCGGAAAACCCTTGATACCAAAATCAGTTAATAGCAATACTAATTTTAAATGGGAACCCTACTTTGCAGGAGAAGCAAAAGAGTCTGTTCATTTACCACCTGCCAAGCCTGCTAAGCCTTATTGGATAGAGGTTGAATTTCCTGACGCAGTTGCACTTCGCAGTGTAGAATTTTCGAGCGTTCAGGGCTTCAATCATGGTCAATCTTACGAACCTGGAGTAACCATAACCATTCAAGGAATCTTATCTGATGGAAAAACCAAAGATATTCTGCACACAGAGATGCCTCAATCAAACTGGCAGGATGAGCTGCCCATTACCCTGGCTTGTTCTGAGCTTGCTGGTGTAAAAAAGTACCGAATTACTATCTCCAATAAATACGGTATGACCATTAGTTCACTTCGCCTGTTTTCTGCTGCACGCAAAAACAACTGGGAATCAGAAGCTGCCTGGACACTTAGAAGTCTTGAACGTGCTGGTCAAAACCCTAAACAATCGCCAGAAGCTTTCGTTAAGGCGGATCAGATTCTTGACATCTCAGATAAAATGACTGCCGATGGAAAATTAAACTGGCAGGCACCTAAAGGCAATTGGACAATCCTGCGCCTGGGTCATGTAAATTCCGGAAAGGAAAATGGACCCGCACCGGCTGAGGGTACCGGATGGGAGGCAAATAAGTTCTCAAAATCGGCTGCTGATGTACATTTTGCAGGATACATCGGGCGCCTTTCAAACGGACCACTTGCTGGTGGTCTGTTAAATGGTATGCTTATCGATAGCTGGGAGTGTCATACTCAAAGCTGGACACAGGACATGGAACCTGAATTTAAACGTATCTCCAATTATCAGCTTCGTAAATGGCTACCTGCATTATTCGGCTATGTTATTAAAGACCATGAAACCACAGCACGTTTTTTAACCGATTGGCGTAAAACCCTTAATGATCTGTTAACCAATAATTATTACGGTCGTATGGCCTCATTGGCAAAAGAGAATGGACTATCAGTTACTTACGAAACAGGTCCTGGCGATGTTGTGCCTGCCGATATTATGGAGTATTTTAAATTTGCTGATGTACCCATGTGCGAGTTCTGGCAGCCAATGAGCGATGGATTTGTCGGCTCTATAAACTTCAAACCAATTAAGCCAACGGCCTCTGCTGCAAGAATGTACGGTAAACCACGTGTAGCAGCAGAGTCATTTACAAACATCTCGCTCAGTTGGGATGAGCATCTTGATATGCTCAAAGAGGTTGCCAACATAAACAGTGTGCAAGGCGTTAGTCATTATGTATTTCACACCTATACACATAACCCGCAAACTCCTTTTCTTCCTCCGGGTAGCTCTTTTGGTGCAGGGATCGGTACGCCGTTCCTAAGGGGACAAACCTGGTGGCAATACATGCCCGATTTCACAGATTATTTATCGCGCTGCACATATATGCTCGAAAGAGGAAAGCCAGTATCTGATGTGCTGTGGTATCTTGGCGACGAGACCAATCATAAACCTAACCAGAACGCGACTTTCCCGGACGGATATAAATATGACTATTGTAATTCAGATGTGCTGTTGAACAGATTGAAAGTGGAAAATGGTATGATCGTAACTCCAGAGGGCATCCGCTACAGGGTATTGTGGTTGCCAGATGTGCCTCGCATGTTGCCTCAAACACTACTAAAAATACGGTCGCTAGTGCGCAATGGAGCAACTATTATAGGCAATGCTCCAGTAGGGTTAGCCACCCTTACAGATGGCAAAGCTGCACAACAAAGCTTTAATGTTGCAGTTAAGGATATATGGGGAGGAGAGGGCAAAGGTTTAAAGAAAGTAGGCAAAGGTTATGTCATCTCAGATATGACTATAGATCAGGCATTGGAGGCATTAAAAATAACACCAGACGTTACCGGAGGTGATGCTTTGTGGTCGCACCGAAGTATAGAAGGGGCAGATTGGTATTTCGTGACTGCACCAAAAGGTCAGGGATTTAGTGGCGAATTGAGCTTCCGGGCAAAAGGACAGGTCGAAATCTGGGATCCGGTAAGTGGAACAGTCAGACCAGCCGAAAGCCTGTTCAATGCCGATCGTACAAGTGTTAAACTTGATCTGGAAAAAGGAGGCTCATGTTTTGTTGTTTTCAGAAAAGAAAAGAACATAGCCAACTTTAAAGCAACTGAAACAGTTTCTGCCTTACCAATTTCAGGGCCATGGAAGCTAACCTTTCCAGAAGGTTGGGGTGTTCCGGAAGCTTTGGAAATAACCGAACTAAAGCCATGGAAAGATCTTGATATTTCAGCAGAAGGTAAAGCGTTTTCGGGTACTGCAACATACACAACCACATTCACTATCAATAAAACAGCACCTGATCTGGAGTATATTCTCGATTTAGGGAAAGTTGATATGGCTGCGGTTGTAATCGTAAATGGTAAAGAGGTGGGTAAATTATGGGCTCCGCCATACCGTATAAGTTTAAAGGATTTTGTTAAACAGGGACAGAATACGTTGAACGTGCAAGTAACGAGCACCTGGTTCAATCGTTTGGTATTTGATGCAGGGCAACCAGAAAATAAACGCAAAACGTGGACAATATCAGGCCCCGGAAAAGACTCTGCTTTACGTGTTTCGGGCTTGCTTGGACCTGTTAAACTTGAAACTCAAAAAGAGATGTAG
- a CDS encoding FG-GAP repeat domain-containing protein, with the protein MKLYLSAKLCATTILLSFATNCHVFSQNTETKYFKDVTTTHLPVDPEAHPLDVVLVDVNKDGHLDAVLALENLPNRLYLNDGTGKFTWKKGVFAEKSHDTEHVRAGDFDKDGNLDFVFVAEDDQNHEFYLGNGDGTFRDVSDRLPAKSEANGLDIGDVNGDGLLDVVVGNTGPTPYNFLWLNDPKKPGHFIDYTKEGLPDIRIETQSVKLVDLNKDGHLDLITGNEVPPNRLFFNDGKGHFTEKPEKLELLVPLHTREVLVFDANGDKHLDILFLNLTSNGGAFEKDPTARLLINDGKGNFKDETAKRIPKQEFSTYSGVIFDFNHDGHPDIILSALKIPPFQPMQVQALQNDGKGNFKSVTKDVIPESTVGRSWGIAVGDVNKDGKLDLFIGQWGTQARLVLGK; encoded by the coding sequence ATGAAACTATACCTGTCTGCAAAACTCTGTGCCACTACCATCTTGTTAAGCTTTGCTACCAATTGCCATGTGTTTTCGCAAAACACTGAAACTAAGTATTTCAAAGACGTTACAACAACTCATTTACCAGTAGATCCAGAAGCTCATCCTTTGGATGTAGTACTTGTAGACGTGAATAAGGATGGGCATTTAGACGCTGTGTTGGCATTAGAAAACTTGCCGAACCGATTATACCTTAACGACGGTACAGGAAAGTTTACCTGGAAGAAGGGGGTTTTTGCAGAAAAATCGCACGATACCGAACACGTCCGTGCTGGTGATTTTGATAAAGATGGGAACCTGGACTTTGTATTTGTTGCCGAAGACGACCAAAACCATGAGTTTTACTTAGGGAATGGCGATGGAACTTTTAGAGATGTGAGTGATCGTTTGCCTGCAAAAAGTGAAGCAAATGGTCTTGACATTGGTGATGTAAATGGTGATGGACTACTTGATGTTGTTGTTGGAAATACAGGCCCTACGCCTTATAACTTTTTATGGCTCAACGATCCTAAAAAACCCGGCCATTTTATTGATTACACCAAGGAAGGTTTACCTGATATCCGTATTGAAACACAATCGGTTAAACTGGTTGACTTAAATAAAGACGGACACCTGGATTTAATTACTGGTAACGAGGTTCCTCCTAACCGTTTGTTCTTTAATGATGGAAAGGGTCATTTTACTGAGAAACCCGAAAAACTGGAACTGCTGGTTCCTTTACATACCAGAGAGGTTCTAGTTTTTGATGCAAATGGCGACAAGCACCTAGACATTCTGTTTCTTAACTTAACCAGCAATGGTGGTGCTTTTGAAAAAGACCCCACCGCTCGTTTGCTCATAAATGACGGTAAAGGAAACTTTAAAGACGAAACGGCAAAGCGTATTCCTAAGCAAGAATTCTCTACTTATTCAGGTGTAATTTTTGACTTTAACCACGACGGACATCCAGATATTATTTTAAGTGCACTTAAAATCCCTCCTTTTCAGCCTATGCAAGTTCAGGCATTGCAAAATGATGGTAAAGGGAACTTTAAATCGGTAACTAAGGATGTAATTCCTGAATCGACCGTTGGCAGAAGCTGGGGAATTGCCGTTGGTGATGTAAATAAAGACGGAAAACTTGATCTGTTTATTGGCCAATGGGGTACCCAAGCCCGGTTGGTTTTAGGGAAATAA
- a CDS encoding SRPBCC family protein, whose protein sequence is MKSPDYFVDEMVFGAFKSFRHEHIFEIQGTGTLMTDVFNYLSPLGVLGKLANVLFLNKYVTDLLVHRNKTLKEHAEQ, encoded by the coding sequence ATGAAATCTCCTGATTATTTTGTTGATGAAATGGTTTTTGGAGCTTTTAAGTCATTCAGACACGAGCATATTTTTGAAATTCAGGGAACTGGTACACTAATGACAGATGTTTTTAATTATTTATCTCCTCTGGGAGTTTTAGGGAAATTGGCCAATGTACTCTTTCTTAACAAATACGTAACGGACTTACTTGTTCACAGGAACAAAACATTGAAAGAACATGCCGAACAATAA
- a CDS encoding helix-turn-helix domain-containing protein, which produces MKNTELAKRIKALRSRKGMSQEELAEVSQLSLRTIQRIEGGETEARGDTLQRLAKALNISPDELIDWAENEDRGFLVVLNLSALSFIAFPILGIVVPLALWMLKKDKIKYVNETGKKLLNFQISWCILASFFTIFPMIIQIFHIGGSLFRAFQVFNLGAIEAFILMVPILYSVNLAFIIVNTIRSYNFQKVYYKPAIPFLR; this is translated from the coding sequence ATGAAAAATACAGAATTAGCAAAAAGGATTAAAGCATTGCGCAGCCGTAAGGGCATGAGTCAGGAAGAGTTGGCTGAAGTATCTCAACTTAGCTTAAGAACAATTCAACGAATAGAGGGCGGAGAGACGGAAGCGAGAGGCGATACCTTACAGCGCCTGGCTAAGGCTTTAAATATCTCTCCTGATGAATTGATAGATTGGGCAGAGAATGAAGATAGGGGGTTTTTAGTAGTGTTAAACCTCTCAGCACTAAGTTTTATAGCCTTCCCTATATTAGGGATAGTTGTGCCACTGGCGTTGTGGATGTTAAAAAAAGACAAAATTAAATATGTAAATGAGACGGGTAAAAAGTTACTGAACTTTCAAATATCATGGTGCATATTAGCCTCGTTCTTTACTATTTTTCCTATGATTATTCAAATATTTCATATTGGTGGTTCATTATTTCGAGCGTTTCAAGTTTTCAATTTAGGAGCAATAGAAGCATTTATACTGATGGTTCCTATTTTATATTCAGTTAATCTAGCTTTTATTATTGTAAACACCATACGTAGTTATAATTTTCAGAAAGTATATTACAAGCCTGCAATTCCCTTTTTAAGATAA
- a CDS encoding RICIN domain-containing protein, with product MKFIATILLISLFTYTSYSQEIKGAYAIKNIKTGMLLRVKDASGKKGTPLVAYDPQNWKCTTWDFQHKGENTYQLKNLFTKKTFQPLGEAKDAAVLEEQPLVLDAKNQQYEFIKVKKDIYLIRLRDTDLYLTPADSEGSTNSAIILAKKKDLPIQQWSIYLQNPTM from the coding sequence ATGAAATTTATAGCAACTATACTTTTAATTTCCCTGTTTACCTATACCTCATATTCGCAGGAAATAAAAGGCGCTTATGCTATAAAGAATATTAAAACGGGGATGTTGCTTCGGGTTAAGGATGCCAGTGGTAAAAAGGGGACACCATTGGTTGCTTATGACCCTCAAAACTGGAAATGTACGACCTGGGATTTTCAACACAAAGGAGAAAACACTTATCAACTGAAAAATCTGTTCACTAAAAAGACTTTTCAACCACTTGGGGAAGCAAAAGATGCAGCGGTTTTAGAGGAACAACCTCTTGTTTTAGATGCTAAAAACCAGCAGTATGAGTTTATTAAAGTAAAAAAAGACATCTACCTCATCAGACTTAGAGATACAGATTTGTATCTTACCCCTGCAGACTCTGAAGGAAGCACCAACTCGGCCATTATATTGGCCAAGAAGAAGGATTTACCAATTCAGCAATGGAGCATTTACCTGCAAAATCCAACAATGTAA
- a CDS encoding leucine-rich repeat domain-containing protein, with product MNVQRLALSVLLTSALLLFFNIQNIKAQTDSVLFYKYIEKPEYELSFLNKLTNPIPELDYQHINLDGAALRYLNEVIRNHKQANVVSIFFAVNDTINIAKVFSLLQQFPNLEALSFYDNGQNSIKSKYRLPEEILTLSNLKFFSISGAENLDAHDTFDKLHKMPSLRGVDLLEYKQKIPDNSVLPNQITFVMLSTPQLLSLDIEHAVWQMAKIEQKGDIDSKDETLLEKLAKISTLKMLDFKFCYIKDGAVFKKFSKLNSLRINPILAKDAEFIKSLSALTELKELAIYGPFDTSHTFSGLEKLKNLESLSLRWITRFKNHPYELIGIRGLTKLRSLNIQSCDLSGCPDFFKPLVKLESVILRWNTEKWTQNSSFSLPASLYQLPELKTLIIWKTISDMPPLINLPKLQILDLSYNNLQRIPEEIANIKNLKALLVSGNQLKDISKLRWANLTTLESLDLSQNQITQFPEGVQYLHRLKHLFFSRNKITSFPALDMGKYQLKKLSVDNNPLQNLPANIDRYQDLQELSASKCGLESLPNGIGNLKQLEDLYVDGNNLKTLPKGLANNLNLHNLNLNNNSKMDEQSICNVVFANAKKQPLIVNLANTGLKILPADAPWEKLELILDLSNNQLKTLPVEMTKMKWFNITLKNNPLAIDTGFISRGILNAADAKIVFEELGYKPTALKVTNSELVISMSNAVAWLYADSSFKKAVEFAKKAKDLDSANYEKNVYWFAIGMSRYKTKDYKNAITDLNKNLENSIYKTWWHTLGAKQNEAALAESYRILGDKTKAAEIHALFANKNSRTESFLNAALSYMELGELSLSKRYFDSAVSKSRGNYLKYPNLKDIHIYNYAEILIMAEKPDEVLNMFKSEDPKIFKFNLANADYLETIALLMKYPADYKKLKNDYLKKLEKNGKVTDWDYSNFNRWIKYSNRSEKEKQQLSEIEVLNN from the coding sequence ATGAACGTTCAACGCTTAGCCTTATCTGTACTTCTTACTTCTGCATTGCTATTGTTTTTTAATATTCAAAACATAAAGGCTCAAACTGATTCAGTTCTTTTTTATAAGTACATTGAAAAGCCTGAATACGAGTTGAGTTTTTTAAACAAATTAACAAACCCTATTCCTGAACTTGATTATCAGCATATCAATTTAGATGGTGCAGCATTGCGATATTTAAACGAAGTAATAAGGAATCATAAACAGGCAAATGTAGTGAGCATTTTTTTTGCAGTTAATGATACTATCAACATTGCAAAAGTTTTTAGTTTACTACAGCAATTTCCAAACCTGGAAGCCCTAAGTTTTTATGATAATGGTCAGAATTCGATCAAAAGCAAATATCGGCTTCCTGAAGAGATACTGACGTTAAGTAACTTAAAATTCTTTAGTATAAGTGGCGCCGAGAACCTTGATGCTCACGACACATTTGATAAATTACACAAAATGCCCTCACTTAGAGGTGTGGATTTGCTTGAATATAAACAGAAAATCCCTGATAATTCGGTATTACCAAATCAAATCACTTTTGTAATGTTATCTACGCCACAGCTATTGAGCCTGGATATTGAGCATGCAGTTTGGCAAATGGCTAAAATTGAACAAAAAGGCGACATTGATTCCAAAGATGAAACACTTTTGGAAAAACTGGCGAAAATAAGCACATTGAAAATGCTAGATTTCAAGTTTTGTTATATTAAAGATGGTGCGGTTTTTAAAAAATTCAGTAAACTTAATAGCTTAAGAATTAATCCAATCTTAGCAAAAGATGCTGAATTTATTAAGTCGTTATCGGCTTTAACTGAGCTTAAAGAACTGGCTATTTATGGGCCATTTGATACCAGCCACACTTTTTCAGGTCTCGAAAAGCTAAAAAATCTGGAGTCGTTAAGCTTACGATGGATAACAAGATTTAAAAATCATCCGTATGAACTGATTGGTATTAGGGGGCTTACTAAGCTCCGTTCGTTGAATATACAAAGTTGCGATTTATCAGGTTGCCCTGATTTTTTCAAGCCGCTTGTGAAACTGGAATCTGTAATACTAAGATGGAACACCGAAAAGTGGACACAAAACAGTTCATTTAGCCTTCCTGCTAGTCTGTATCAACTACCTGAATTAAAAACGCTTATCATTTGGAAAACCATTTCTGATATGCCTCCACTCATAAATCTGCCAAAACTTCAGATACTCGACTTAAGCTATAACAATCTTCAGCGCATTCCTGAAGAAATAGCTAACATTAAAAACCTAAAAGCATTGTTAGTGAGCGGGAACCAGCTTAAAGATATATCCAAATTACGTTGGGCAAACTTAACAACGCTTGAAAGTCTAGATCTAAGTCAGAACCAAATCACCCAGTTTCCAGAAGGAGTTCAGTATCTCCACCGGTTAAAACATTTGTTTTTCTCAAGAAACAAAATCACCAGTTTCCCGGCTTTAGATATGGGAAAATACCAATTGAAAAAGCTGTCCGTTGATAATAACCCCTTACAGAATTTACCTGCAAATATTGATCGTTACCAAGACCTGCAAGAATTAAGTGCCAGTAAATGTGGTTTAGAGAGCCTACCTAACGGCATTGGCAACTTAAAGCAACTTGAGGACTTATATGTTGATGGTAATAACTTAAAAACTTTGCCTAAGGGTTTAGCAAACAATTTGAACCTGCATAATCTGAATTTAAATAATAATAGTAAAATGGACGAACAAAGCATTTGCAATGTTGTTTTTGCCAATGCTAAAAAACAGCCTTTAATTGTAAATTTGGCTAATACTGGACTAAAAATATTGCCTGCCGACGCGCCATGGGAGAAACTGGAATTGATACTGGATTTAAGTAATAACCAATTAAAAACCCTCCCTGTTGAAATGACTAAGATGAAGTGGTTCAATATTACCTTAAAAAATAATCCATTAGCCATTGATACAGGATTTATAAGTCGAGGAATTTTAAATGCTGCTGATGCAAAAATAGTATTTGAGGAACTCGGCTATAAGCCAACTGCATTAAAAGTAACTAATAGTGAGCTGGTTATTTCGATGAGTAATGCTGTTGCCTGGTTGTATGCCGACAGTTCTTTTAAAAAAGCAGTTGAATTTGCTAAAAAAGCAAAAGATTTGGATTCAGCAAATTACGAGAAAAATGTGTATTGGTTTGCCATTGGCATGTCTCGATATAAAACTAAGGACTATAAAAATGCAATAACTGATCTTAATAAGAACCTGGAAAATTCTATCTATAAAACCTGGTGGCATACATTAGGAGCAAAGCAAAATGAAGCAGCACTAGCTGAATCGTATCGAATACTTGGAGATAAAACTAAGGCTGCGGAAATCCATGCTTTATTTGCTAATAAAAATTCAAGGACAGAGAGTTTTCTAAATGCAGCGCTAAGCTATATGGAACTTGGTGAGCTTTCCCTAAGTAAAAGGTACTTTGATAGTGCAGTATCAAAATCAAGAGGTAACTATTTGAAATATCCGAACCTAAAGGATATCCATATTTACAATTATGCTGAAATTTTAATTATGGCAGAAAAACCTGACGAGGTACTAAATATGTTTAAATCAGAAGATCCTAAGATATTTAAATTTAATCTGGCTAATGCAGACTATCTGGAGACAATAGCTTTGTTAATGAAATACCCGGCTGATTACAAAAAGTTGAAAAACGATTATCTTAAAAAGCTTGAAAAAAATGGAAAAGTTACTGATTGGGATTACAGTAACTTTAACCGTTGGATTAAATATTCTAATCGATCTGAGAAAGAGAAGCAACAATTAAGCGAAATTGAAGTACTTAACAATTAG
- a CDS encoding sensor histidine kinase, which yields MSIARKITLLFAILSAIIISLLSGFVWYFANDFAFEDFYKRLEARVNIAAEIRLAEDKNDNMYAKVRNQYLERLPDEKEYVIEKGDINNIKLDIELPSSFYDKIKKLNVARYRKENHFYVGKYFTGNQQDRIIIVSANDPFGFRELKDLQKTLIAGFFLSIIMSFIVGWKFSNYMLNPLRKIIKSVKKIKAENLHLRLDVYGTDEMAQLSQTFNNMLNRLETAFETQNNFISNASHELRTPLTIISGEVELAMKSDADGQDRYLALAKIKDESDRLEHILTSLLGLAQTGFNGKNHPWELVRIDELLWDIKRTVTQVHPESKIEIDFSKLPADEDQITIKANINLLKLAIANIVSNACKYSNNKPVFVTLESKLNILSIAVKDQGIGIPPGDVQHIFEPFYRASNTSDFKGYGIGLPLSLNIVRLHRGSIAISSIENITTEIKVLLPVN from the coding sequence ATGAGTATAGCAAGAAAAATAACACTTCTTTTCGCTATTTTATCCGCAATTATCATTTCCTTGTTGAGTGGTTTTGTATGGTATTTTGCTAACGATTTTGCTTTTGAAGATTTTTATAAAAGACTAGAAGCCAGAGTTAACATAGCTGCGGAAATTAGACTTGCCGAAGATAAAAACGACAACATGTATGCTAAAGTCCGTAATCAATATTTAGAGCGTTTACCGGATGAAAAAGAATATGTTATTGAAAAAGGCGACATTAATAATATAAAATTAGACATCGAATTACCATCAAGTTTTTACGATAAAATTAAGAAACTTAATGTAGCCCGTTATCGTAAAGAAAATCATTTTTATGTTGGAAAATATTTTACTGGTAATCAACAAGATCGTATTATTATTGTTTCGGCCAATGATCCTTTTGGGTTTAGAGAACTAAAGGATTTACAGAAAACGCTAATCGCCGGTTTTTTTCTATCTATAATTATGTCTTTTATAGTTGGCTGGAAATTCTCCAACTACATGCTTAATCCCCTAAGAAAGATTATTAAAAGTGTAAAGAAAATAAAGGCAGAAAACCTACACTTAAGGCTTGATGTATACGGTACTGATGAAATGGCTCAACTCTCACAAACTTTTAACAATATGTTGAACAGGTTAGAGACAGCTTTCGAAACACAGAACAATTTTATCAGCAATGCATCACACGAATTAAGAACACCGCTTACTATTATTAGTGGCGAGGTAGAACTTGCAATGAAATCAGACGCTGATGGTCAGGATCGCTATTTGGCTCTTGCCAAAATAAAAGACGAATCGGATCGACTGGAGCATATCCTTACAAGTTTGTTAGGGTTGGCTCAAACAGGCTTCAATGGTAAAAACCACCCTTGGGAATTGGTAAGAATTGATGAATTGCTTTGGGATATCAAGCGCACAGTTACCCAGGTGCATCCGGAAAGTAAAATTGAAATCGATTTTAGTAAACTGCCAGCCGATGAAGACCAGATAACGATAAAAGCAAATATTAATTTACTTAAGCTAGCTATAGCAAACATTGTAAGTAATGCCTGCAAATATTCTAACAACAAACCCGTTTTCGTAACATTAGAAAGTAAGCTAAACATATTGTCAATTGCTGTAAAAGATCAAGGAATTGGTATACCTCCCGGTGATGTACAACATATTTTTGAACCTTTTTATAGAGCTTCAAATACGTCGGACTTTAAGGGATATGGTATTGGCCTCCCGCTCTCCTTAAATATAGTGCGCCTGCATCGCGGGAGCATCGCAATCAGCTCAATAGAAAATATTACAACAGAAATAAAAGTCCTCCTTCCCGTTAATTAG
- a CDS encoding DinB family protein, protein MEVIISSLLELLDELYVGPASNYTWVIDRYPGHGFTKAIEQIDAEQASIPIVEGGSTIAAHTEHLRWSIRVALEFFDGKMPAPDWADSWRIHKVNDQEWQKLQQDLFSAYQDLRTAIEERKDWTDQKFRQGTLALIPHAAYHLGAIKQLIIATS, encoded by the coding sequence ATGGAAGTAATAATCTCGTCATTACTGGAACTGCTTGATGAACTTTATGTTGGTCCGGCAAGTAACTACACCTGGGTGATAGATAGGTACCCTGGTCATGGTTTTACTAAAGCAATTGAGCAGATCGACGCCGAACAGGCTTCAATCCCTATTGTTGAAGGTGGATCAACCATTGCAGCACACACTGAACATTTAAGATGGAGTATTCGGGTTGCACTGGAGTTTTTTGATGGCAAAATGCCCGCTCCTGATTGGGCTGATAGCTGGAGAATCCACAAGGTAAATGATCAGGAATGGCAAAAGTTACAGCAAGACCTGTTTAGCGCCTATCAAGATCTGAGAACTGCAATTGAGGAAAGGAAAGACTGGACGGATCAGAAGTTTAGACAAGGTACATTGGCTTTGATTCCACATGCTGCATACCATCTGGGTGCGATTAAGCAGTTGATTATTGCAACGAGTTAG